A genome region from Cucumis sativus cultivar 9930 chromosome 4, Cucumber_9930_V3, whole genome shotgun sequence includes the following:
- the LOC101214174 gene encoding ubiquinone biosynthesis monooxygenase COQ6, mitochondrial isoform X1 encodes MNRLIRRNLTINVFGMKTRWKNFCSDSAAKVSGSNGNHSYVQGEKPGSVDNFPQHDIAIVGGGMVGMALACSLASMPLTKQLTIAIIDSNPALKGGASIKKGSPPDPRVSTVTPATISFFRDIDAWKYVEEQRHAYFDKMQVWDYTGLGYTKYHARDVNKEFLGYSCVVENKVLQSSLLSRVQCTDAQTTIYSSRLTSMDLHPSGSPTVAANISSKTTLNDPGHLAKLDLSDGSSLYAKLVVGADGSKSRVRELAGFKTTGWNYSQNAVICTVEHTQENRCAWQRFLPSGPIALLPIGDNYSNIVWTMNPQEATDRKSMDQDDFVKDVNSALDSSYGPPPNSSIFGSQNFFSWLKPDVTLSVDEGFEVPPKVVKLASERMVFPLSLNHAKNYASKRVVLIGDAAHTVHPLAGQGVNLGFGDAHSLSKVIAEGVALGSDIGEVTLMKKYEAERKPANIAMMAILDGFQKAYSVDFGPLNILRAAAFHGANYISPLKKSIISYASGDQRLPLFT; translated from the exons ATGAACAG GTTAATTAGAAGAAACCTTACTATTAATGTCTTTGGAATGAAGACTCGATGGAAAAACTTCTGCTCTGATTCAGCTGCTAAAGTTTCTGGATCCAATGGAAACCATAGCTAT GTACAAGGGGAGAAGCCAGGTTCCGTAGATAACTTTCCTCAACATGACATTGCTATAGTTGGAGGCGGCATGGTTGGCATGGCCTTAGCATGCTCCTTAG CAAGCATGCCATTGACTAAGCAGTTGACTATTGCCATTATTGACAGCAATCCAGCTTTAAAGGGTGGAGCCAGCATTAAGAAGGGCAGTCCTCCCGATCCAAGAGTGAGCACGGTGACTCCTGCAACTATATCTTTCTTCAGAG ACATTGATGCATGGAAATATGTTGAAGAACAACGGCATGCATACTTTGACAAGATGCAG gTTTGGGACTATACAGGCTTAGGTTACACAAAGTACCATGCAAGAGATGttaataaagaatttttagG TTACAGCTGCGTGGTGGAGAACAAAGTGCTTCAAAGTTCCTTGTTATCGCGCGTACAG TGTACAGATGCTCAAACAACAATATACTCTTCCAGATTAACCTCAATGGACTTACACCCAAGTGGTTCGCCGACAGTGGCCGCTAACATATCTTCGAAGACAACATTGAATGATCCAGGTCATTTAGCAAAATTGGACCTGAGTGATGGCAGCAGTTTATATGCAAAATTAGTG GTTGGTGCAGATGGATCCAAGTCACGTGTTAGAGAGTTAGCTGGGTTTAAAACAACTGGATGGAATTACTCCCAGAATGCAGTTATCTGTACAGTGGAGCACACACAGGAAAACCGTTGTGCGTGGCAACGATTTTTGCCTTCTGGACCAATTGCACTTTTACCAATTGGGGATAACTATAGTAATATAGTTTGGACTATGAACCCACAAGAGGCCACAGACCGCAAGTCAATGGATCAGGATGATTTTGTGAAGGACGTGAATTCTGCTTTGGATTCCAGTTACGGTCCTCCTCCAAATTCCAGCATATTTGGAAgtcaaaactttttttcatgGCTGAAACCGGATGTCACTCTATCAGTAGATGAAGGATTTGAAGTCCCTCCAAAGGTGGTCAAGTTAGCATCCGAAAGAATGGTCTTCCCATTGTCTTTGAATCACGCCAAGAACTATGCTTCCAAGCGTGTGGTTTTGATTGGTGATGCAGCACACACTGTTCATCCTTTGGCTGGTCAAGGTGTTAATTTAGGTTTTGGAGATGCCCATTCACTTTCTAAAGTAATTGCTGAAGGAGTTGCGCTTGGATCCGACATTGGAGAG GTGACATTGATGAAGAAATATGAAGCAGAGAGAAAACCTGCCAATATTGCTATGATGGCTATTCTGGATGGGTTTCAGAAGGCCTATTCTGTGGATTTTGGACCTCTCAACATCTTACGTGCTGCTGCTTTTCATGGGGCTAACTATATTTCTCCTCTCAAAAAGAGTATTATTTCATATGCGTCGGGAGATCAGAGGCTCCCTCTCTTCACTTGA
- the LOC101214414 gene encoding disease resistance response protein 206, translated as MSLKSPISNLFFFVFLLLITFSVASKHRFRRPCRHLVFYFHDIIFNGHNAKNATSAIVGAPAWGNLTVLAAQNHFGNVVVFDDPITLDNNLHSPPVGRAQGFYIYDKKDIFTAWLGFSFVFNSTEHRGSLNFAGADPLMNKTRDISVIGGTGDFFMARGIATLSTDSLEGEVYFRLRTDIKLYECW; from the coding sequence ATGTCTCTCAAATCCCCCATTTccaatctcttcttcttcgtcttcctcctCTTAATCACTTTCTCCGTCGCCAGTAAACACCGCTTTCGTCGCCCCTGCCGCCACCTAGTCTTCTACTTCCACGACATCATCTTCAACGGACACAACGCAAAGAACGCAACCTCAGCCATCGTCGGAGCTCCAGCATGGGGAAACTTGACGGTTCTAGCTGCACAGAACCACTTCGGTAATGTGGTGGTGTTCGACGATCCGATTACACTTGACAACAACCTGCACTCGCCGCCAGTGGGACGGGCGCAGGGATTCTACATTTACGACAAGAAGGATATCTTCACAGCTTGGCTTGGATTTTCGTTTGTGTTTAACTCGACGGAACATAGAGGGAGTTTGAACTTTGCGGGGGCGGATCCGTTGATGAATAAGACGAGAGATATTTCGGTGATCGGAGGGACGGGGGATTTCTTCATGGCGAGAGGAATTGCGACTCTGTCAACGGATTCGTTGGAAGGGGAAGTTTATTTTAGGCTTCGGACGGATATTAAATTGTATGAATGTTGGTGA
- the LOC101214174 gene encoding ubiquinone biosynthesis monooxygenase COQ6, mitochondrial isoform X2 yields MNRLIRRNLTINVFGMKTRWKNFCSDSAAKVSGSNGNHSYVQGEKPGSVDNFPQHDIAIVGGGMVGMALACSLASMPLTKQLTIAIIDSNPALKGGASIKKGSPPDPRVSTVTPATISFFRDIDAWKYVEEQRHAYFDKMQVWDYTGLGYTKYHARDVNKEFLGCVVENKVLQSSLLSRVQCTDAQTTIYSSRLTSMDLHPSGSPTVAANISSKTTLNDPGHLAKLDLSDGSSLYAKLVVGADGSKSRVRELAGFKTTGWNYSQNAVICTVEHTQENRCAWQRFLPSGPIALLPIGDNYSNIVWTMNPQEATDRKSMDQDDFVKDVNSALDSSYGPPPNSSIFGSQNFFSWLKPDVTLSVDEGFEVPPKVVKLASERMVFPLSLNHAKNYASKRVVLIGDAAHTVHPLAGQGVNLGFGDAHSLSKVIAEGVALGSDIGEVTLMKKYEAERKPANIAMMAILDGFQKAYSVDFGPLNILRAAAFHGANYISPLKKSIISYASGDQRLPLFT; encoded by the exons ATGAACAG GTTAATTAGAAGAAACCTTACTATTAATGTCTTTGGAATGAAGACTCGATGGAAAAACTTCTGCTCTGATTCAGCTGCTAAAGTTTCTGGATCCAATGGAAACCATAGCTAT GTACAAGGGGAGAAGCCAGGTTCCGTAGATAACTTTCCTCAACATGACATTGCTATAGTTGGAGGCGGCATGGTTGGCATGGCCTTAGCATGCTCCTTAG CAAGCATGCCATTGACTAAGCAGTTGACTATTGCCATTATTGACAGCAATCCAGCTTTAAAGGGTGGAGCCAGCATTAAGAAGGGCAGTCCTCCCGATCCAAGAGTGAGCACGGTGACTCCTGCAACTATATCTTTCTTCAGAG ACATTGATGCATGGAAATATGTTGAAGAACAACGGCATGCATACTTTGACAAGATGCAG gTTTGGGACTATACAGGCTTAGGTTACACAAAGTACCATGCAAGAGATGttaataaagaatttttagG CTGCGTGGTGGAGAACAAAGTGCTTCAAAGTTCCTTGTTATCGCGCGTACAG TGTACAGATGCTCAAACAACAATATACTCTTCCAGATTAACCTCAATGGACTTACACCCAAGTGGTTCGCCGACAGTGGCCGCTAACATATCTTCGAAGACAACATTGAATGATCCAGGTCATTTAGCAAAATTGGACCTGAGTGATGGCAGCAGTTTATATGCAAAATTAGTG GTTGGTGCAGATGGATCCAAGTCACGTGTTAGAGAGTTAGCTGGGTTTAAAACAACTGGATGGAATTACTCCCAGAATGCAGTTATCTGTACAGTGGAGCACACACAGGAAAACCGTTGTGCGTGGCAACGATTTTTGCCTTCTGGACCAATTGCACTTTTACCAATTGGGGATAACTATAGTAATATAGTTTGGACTATGAACCCACAAGAGGCCACAGACCGCAAGTCAATGGATCAGGATGATTTTGTGAAGGACGTGAATTCTGCTTTGGATTCCAGTTACGGTCCTCCTCCAAATTCCAGCATATTTGGAAgtcaaaactttttttcatgGCTGAAACCGGATGTCACTCTATCAGTAGATGAAGGATTTGAAGTCCCTCCAAAGGTGGTCAAGTTAGCATCCGAAAGAATGGTCTTCCCATTGTCTTTGAATCACGCCAAGAACTATGCTTCCAAGCGTGTGGTTTTGATTGGTGATGCAGCACACACTGTTCATCCTTTGGCTGGTCAAGGTGTTAATTTAGGTTTTGGAGATGCCCATTCACTTTCTAAAGTAATTGCTGAAGGAGTTGCGCTTGGATCCGACATTGGAGAG GTGACATTGATGAAGAAATATGAAGCAGAGAGAAAACCTGCCAATATTGCTATGATGGCTATTCTGGATGGGTTTCAGAAGGCCTATTCTGTGGATTTTGGACCTCTCAACATCTTACGTGCTGCTGCTTTTCATGGGGCTAACTATATTTCTCCTCTCAAAAAGAGTATTATTTCATATGCGTCGGGAGATCAGAGGCTCCCTCTCTTCACTTGA